In the genome of Crassostrea angulata isolate pt1a10 chromosome 6, ASM2561291v2, whole genome shotgun sequence, the window TCAACATCTGGGTTAAACGATCTCCTTCCCTCCATCGAATATATTGCATATATAACCTGCTGATCTGAGTTCATTAGTTTTCTCTCTAGAAAATGTAAAACAGCCCTCTTATATAACTTTTCAAATGCTAATTGTACTTTTTTGGTTCCTATAAACATTCCTCCTCCAACCCAAACtgcattttctttaaatatttcttctgGGGTTGAATTAAGATTTGGTGAATAAACTTCATTCATTGCAAGTAAACTTTTATTGTGGTTTTCGGGAGGagttaatataaaatatcttttatcattaacaataTCCCGGAAATAACCAATATCTAACCATGCATAATATTCACTTTCAAATATATTTGAACGAATAGCATCACCCACTGCAGCATATTTTGCGTGCTGGATAGCAGAATACTCTGCTAGAACTGTATTTGGATGGTACTTGGGATATTCCGGTTGATCAAACACCGACTGGATTTCTGTTGTCAATCGAAAGGGCCAGAAATCTGACCTCttcatataaatgatttttgtaaTTTCCGTCTTGTTCCGCCTTAAATTCTCCATAATGTTTTTAAAGTCTATTGAATCAGTGTATATAATTAAAGGATTCATAAGGGAGTAAAATACTGAAGCCCATTCCTCAtaa includes:
- the LOC128188477 gene encoding uncharacterized protein LOC128188477 isoform X2, with amino-acid sequence MEVASTNKQSFQLRKTLIYFITMVSSVSLFLVYTVLIHQQNPIPEYLRTGKPKPINPGMQLTIISAYWDIGRFQKGSHLNFSSLNYEEWASVFYSLMNPLIIYTDSIDFKNIMENLRRNKTEITKIIYMKRSDFWPFRLTTEIQSVFDQPEYPKYHPNTVLAEYSAIQHAKYAAVGDAIRSNIFESEYYAWLDIGYFRDIVNDKRYFILTPPENHNKSLLAMNEVYSPNLNSTPEEIFKENAVWVGGGMFIGTKKVQLAFEKLYKRAVLHFLERKLMNSDQQVIYAIYSMEGRRSFNPDVELQLYSIKDNTTVTTGNPWFYLGFLCRHVMTNISLSSQ
- the LOC128188477 gene encoding uncharacterized protein LOC128188477 isoform X1, translated to MDCFRLRLRTLKGIMEVASTNKQSFQLRKTLIYFITMVSSVSLFLVYTVLIHQQNPIPEYLRTGKPKPINPGMQLTIISAYWDIGRFQKGSHLNFSSLNYEEWASVFYSLMNPLIIYTDSIDFKNIMENLRRNKTEITKIIYMKRSDFWPFRLTTEIQSVFDQPEYPKYHPNTVLAEYSAIQHAKYAAVGDAIRSNIFESEYYAWLDIGYFRDIVNDKRYFILTPPENHNKSLLAMNEVYSPNLNSTPEEIFKENAVWVGGGMFIGTKKVQLAFEKLYKRAVLHFLERKLMNSDQQVIYAIYSMEGRRSFNPDVELQLYSIKDNTTVTTGNPWFYLGFLCRHVMTNISLSSQ